The following are encoded together in the Methylobacterium radiotolerans JCM 2831 genome:
- a CDS encoding fumarate hydratase C-terminal domain-containing protein gives MAHHVLDLPATEPEIRALRIGDTVTLRRWLFGIRDATLIHMFDRDRRTRLDLNGHAVIHTAPNVHRVPVSNAAPVGFAPFCIGTTTSMRMERFTDALMAREGVRLIVGKGGMGPATLDAFARRGGAYLAIVGGAAALETTWIETIVDVDLDDLHPESLWQFAIRDFGPLLVGMDSHGGSLFADVQRDVAARRDAVIASLEDAR, from the coding sequence GTGGCCCACCACGTCCTCGACCTGCCGGCCACTGAGCCCGAGATCCGGGCGCTCCGGATCGGCGACACCGTCACCCTGCGGCGCTGGCTGTTCGGCATCCGCGACGCCACCCTGATCCACATGTTCGACAGGGACCGCCGCACCCGGCTCGACCTGAACGGTCACGCGGTGATCCACACCGCGCCGAACGTCCACCGCGTCCCGGTCTCCAACGCGGCGCCGGTCGGCTTCGCGCCGTTCTGCATCGGCACCACCACGTCGATGCGCATGGAGCGCTTCACCGACGCCCTGATGGCGCGCGAGGGCGTGCGCCTCATCGTCGGCAAGGGCGGCATGGGTCCGGCGACCCTCGACGCCTTCGCGCGGCGCGGCGGCGCCTACCTGGCGATCGTCGGCGGCGCGGCGGCGCTGGAGACCACCTGGATCGAGACCATCGTGGACGTCGACCTCGACGACCTCCACCCCGAGAGCCTGTGGCAGTTCGCGATCCGCGATTTCGGGCCGCTGCTGGTCGGGATGGATTCCCACGGCGGCTCGCTCTTCGCCGACGTGCAGCGCGACGTGGCCGCCCGGCGCGACGCCGTCATCGCCTCCCTCGAGGACGCCCGATGA
- a CDS encoding fumarate hydratase has translation MDLDIREFEEVCRDLYVRALKILPPDIKAGFADLQRAETSATGRAILDTMVENVAVAERTKNILCQDTGIPIYNVVIGAGVRFDGAALKAAIRRGCERATTEFSLRSSVVHPITRRNAQTSCGIRVPIIHVDFDDRPETVAVEMIPKGSGSENGSFLQMLLPSDGIGAAKRFVIDRVIELGGRVCPPTIVGVGLGGTSDLCMHLAKVAATRPLRSVCADPDGARIEAELSRAVNELGIGPQGLGGRSTSFAVHVELAATHITQNPVAVNIQCHSARRARATLTPGGIAFE, from the coding sequence ATGGATCTCGACATCCGCGAATTCGAGGAGGTCTGCCGCGACCTCTACGTCCGCGCCCTGAAGATCCTGCCGCCCGACATCAAGGCGGGCTTCGCCGACCTGCAGCGGGCCGAGACCAGCGCCACCGGCCGCGCCATCCTCGACACGATGGTGGAGAACGTCGCGGTCGCGGAGCGCACCAAGAACATCCTCTGCCAGGATACCGGCATCCCGATCTACAACGTCGTCATCGGCGCCGGCGTGCGCTTCGACGGTGCCGCCCTGAAGGCCGCGATCCGGCGCGGCTGCGAGCGGGCGACGACGGAGTTCTCCTTGCGCTCCTCGGTGGTCCACCCGATCACCCGCCGGAACGCGCAGACCTCCTGCGGCATCCGCGTGCCGATCATCCACGTCGATTTCGACGACCGGCCCGAGACCGTGGCGGTGGAGATGATCCCGAAGGGCTCGGGTTCCGAGAACGGCTCGTTCCTGCAGATGCTGCTGCCCTCGGACGGGATCGGCGCGGCCAAGCGCTTCGTCATCGATCGGGTGATCGAGCTGGGCGGCCGGGTCTGCCCGCCGACCATCGTGGGCGTCGGGCTCGGCGGCACCTCGGACCTGTGCATGCACCTCGCCAAGGTGGCGGCGACCCGGCCGCTGCGCTCGGTCTGCGCCGACCCGGACGGCGCCCGGATCGAGGCCGAGCTGTCGCGGGCGGTGAACGAGCTCGGCATCGGCCCGCAGGGGCTCGGCGGCCGGTCGACGAGCTTCGCCGTCCATGTCGAGCTCGCCGCGACCCACATCACCCAGAACCCGGTCGCGGTGAACATCCAGTGCCACTCGGCCCGCCGCGCCCGCGCGACGCTCACGCCCGGCGGCATCGCGTTCGAATGA